GTGATCGACCGTACGCCTCGTGCCGGGCCGTCAACCGGCGCTGGCGCAGCTCGGCGTCCAGGTCCAGGAACCACGCCTCGTGCAGCAGCGGCCGGATCTCCTGCCACGGGTAGTCCGGCAGCAGCAGGTAGTTGCCCTCGGTCACCACCAGCCGCACCGACGGCGGCACCTCGATCGCCCCGGCCACCGGTTCCTCCAGCTCACGCCGGAACTCCGGCGCATAGACCGAGGTCGGCTCCAGGCGGTGTAACCGGCGCAGCATCGAGACGAAGCCATTGGCGTCGAAGGTGTCCACCGCGCCCTTACGGTCGGCGCGGCCCAGCCGGACCAGCTGCGACTGGGCCAGGTGGAAGCCGTCCATCGGCACCAGGCAGGCGGTCGGCCCGACCTCGCGCACGATCAACTCGGCCAGCGTGGACTTGCCGGCACCCGGCGCCCCGGCGATGCCGAGCAGTTGCCGTGGGCCGGCCTCGGCCAGCACCAACGCCCGTCCCACCAGCTCGTCGACGGACAGCACCTCGGCCGGCGGCATCAGTCGAGAACCGGATCGCTGATGGTGAACCGCGCCTGCACCGCCGCCTGCACGGTCTGCGGCTGCGGGTCCAGCTCAAGCTCCGGCGGGCCACCACCCGCGCCGCCACCCCCGGCGAACGCCGCCCGGGCGAACATCGGCCGGTCCGCCGGGCCGGTGTCGGCCAGCTCGATCAGAGCGGTGACCCGGGCGCCGAGCGCCTCCGCGTACTCCCGGGCCCGCAGCAGTGCGTCGCGGATCGCGGCGTGTCGCGCCTCGCGGTGCACGGGGCTGTCCGGACGAAGCTCCCACCACGGACCGCTCACCGAGACCTGGTCCTGGTCGGCCAGCCGGAGCATCAGCTCACCGAGGGCGGTGAAGTCGGTGACCGTGACCGTCGTGGTGACGCTGCCCAGCCATCCCACCACACGCTCGCCGGAGCGCTTGGTCTGCGGCCGGACCCACAGGTCGCCGGTCTCCCGCCGGGCCACCGCCGGCTCGGAACCGTCCAACAGCACCCGGACGGCGGCGGCCCGCTCGGCGAGCTGAGTCAACGTCGCCTCCCGATCCCGACCACGGGCCGTCACCGTGACAGCGAACCGGGCCAGCTCGGGCGGCACCTCCCGGGTCACCTCGCCGCGCACCTGCACCACCGGGCCGTCCATCGCCATGCCTGTCAGCCTAGTCAGCCACGGGAAGCCACGCGGTGTAGGAAACCGTCCCGGAGCCGACCTGACACCCGGTCAGGTGCCCGCCGACGTCGCCCAACCCGCGCAGCCAGGTCACCTCGGCATCGTGGTCGCCGTCGACAGCGAACTCCCGGGTCTGACCGGCCAACCGCCGACCCGACAGCGCCGACCGGGCCGCTCTCGCCTCCGCGTACCGGGCGATGAGCGCGGGCGCGTCGCCGGCCCGAAGGGCGGCGGCCAGCCCGTCCAGGAAGGCGCGGACCTCGTCCAGCTCGTGCAGGACCCGGTCGCGGTTGCCGAGCAGCATGTTCGCGGTCCGCTCCGCCGGTGTGCCGGCGACCCGCGTGCCGTCGGAGAAACTGCCCGCCGCCAGCGTCAGCACCGCGTCGCGCAGCGGCGCCCGCTGCGTCGCCCCGGCCAGCGCGCCGGCCAGCAGGTGCGGCACGTGCGAGGCGAGCGCAGCCGCCGAGTCGTGTGCCGACGCGGACATCGGCACGACCCGGGCTTCGAACAGCTCCACCAGCAGCCCGGTCAGCCAGCGGAAGGCGTCGGTCGCGGTGCCCGGCGCCGGGCAGAGCACCCAGGCGGCACCCGCCAGCAGGGTCGGCGAGGCGGCGGTCAGACCGGCGGACTCCGCACCGGCCATGGGGTGCCCGGGGACGAACCGGTCGGTGAGCCCGAGTCGGTCGGCCGCCTCCGCCACCTCGACCTTGGTGCTGCCGACGTCGGTGAGCACACAGCCGGGCGCGGTCAGCTCGGCCACCAGGGCCAGGGTGCCCGCAAGAGTGGGCAGCGGGCCGCAGAGGAACACCACGTCCCGCCCGGCCACAGCCTGCTCGATCGTGGCCGGGGCGACCACTCCCCGGTCCTGGGCCCGCTCCCGGGTCGCCGGGTCGGGATCCCATCCGACGACGTCCAGGCCGGCCTCGGCCAGGCGCAACAGCACCGAGCCGCCGATCAGGCCCGTACCGATCACCGCCGCCCGCACCCCGGCGTACCGCCCGGTCGTGCCGTCGGTCATCGCCGGCCGCCCGGGGTCAGGCCCGCAGCCGGCCGGCGACCGCCGCGACATGCTCGTCGGACTCGGTCAGCGCAACGCGGACGTGCTGCCCGGCGGTAGGGCCGTAGAAGATGCCGGCGGCGACCAGGATGCCCCGCCGAGCCAGCCAGTCGACCGTGTCCCAGCAGTCCTCACCTCGGGTGAG
This portion of the Micromonospora zamorensis genome encodes:
- a CDS encoding nucleoside/nucleotide kinase family protein; translation: MPPAEVLSVDELVGRALVLAEAGPRQLLGIAGAPGAGKSTLAELIVREVGPTACLVPMDGFHLAQSQLVRLGRADRKGAVDTFDANGFVSMLRRLHRLEPTSVYAPEFRRELEEPVAGAIEVPPSVRLVVTEGNYLLLPDYPWQEIRPLLHEAWFLDLDAELRQRRLTARHEAYGRSPEQARAWAFGSDESNAALITPTADRADLVVRLSEPPAA
- a CDS encoding prephenate dehydrogenase: MTDGTTGRYAGVRAAVIGTGLIGGSVLLRLAEAGLDVVGWDPDPATRERAQDRGVVAPATIEQAVAGRDVVFLCGPLPTLAGTLALVAELTAPGCVLTDVGSTKVEVAEAADRLGLTDRFVPGHPMAGAESAGLTAASPTLLAGAAWVLCPAPGTATDAFRWLTGLLVELFEARVVPMSASAHDSAAALASHVPHLLAGALAGATQRAPLRDAVLTLAAGSFSDGTRVAGTPAERTANMLLGNRDRVLHELDEVRAFLDGLAAALRAGDAPALIARYAEARAARSALSGRRLAGQTREFAVDGDHDAEVTWLRGLGDVGGHLTGCQVGSGTVSYTAWLPVAD
- a CDS encoding SIMPL domain-containing protein, which produces MAMDGPVVQVRGEVTREVPPELARFAVTVTARGRDREATLTQLAERAAAVRVLLDGSEPAVARRETGDLWVRPQTKRSGERVVGWLGSVTTTVTVTDFTALGELMLRLADQDQVSVSGPWWELRPDSPVHREARHAAIRDALLRAREYAEALGARVTALIELADTGPADRPMFARAAFAGGGGAGGGPPELELDPQPQTVQAAVQARFTISDPVLD